The Chiloscyllium plagiosum isolate BGI_BamShark_2017 chromosome 20, ASM401019v2, whole genome shotgun sequence genome has a window encoding:
- the znf341 gene encoding zinc finger protein 341 — LTLNSEKVGDQEESEVTELSQNAEQRALVNPASHSGEAGAGAGGEVKQMVVIDSSYQCQFCPGKFVTYFQLKSHMIQHKNQQVYKCVVKNCTQTFVKLDEFVEHIKNHDDEITYRCHLCSKIFPSLYELGVHQYSHNLYPQQTPKKCPTFYRCSRCLSKYSTPEALEHHLQTASHNYPCPHCQKVFPSERYLRRHLPVHGGGGVFKCQICKKSFKTEHYLKLHLLIHSGEKPFKCTLCSAAFNRKDKVKRHMLTHDPVKKFKCPFRVHSGCTKEFNRPDKLKAHIIAHSGIKPYKCQYCSKSFSRRAHMMEHQHSHTDTYTIRCAPCGKGFTREKYLKQHRCGLFAGRGEERQARKRRPGSRRGPCKPKRGPSESHTAPGTEEGADGGQAGQRREEHVIVLSESEEANATTNTNQNWLTISSPGNSTLTELPSSQGVTMVTVPVYIQASE; from the exons CTCACTCTCAACTCGGAAAAGGTGGGCGACCAGGAGGAGAGCGAGGTCACAG AATTATCGCAGAATGCTGAGCAGCGGGCACTGGTGAATCCTGCCAGTCACTCGGGTGAAGCGGGTGCTGGTGCTGGTGGGGAGGTGAAGCAGATGGTGGTGATTGACAGCTCCTACCAGTGCCAGTTCTGTCCTGGGAAATTCGTCACTTACTTCCAGCTGAAGTCCCACATGATCCAGCACAAGAACCAACAG GTGTACAAGTGTGTCGTGAAGAATTGCACTCAGACCTTTGTGAAGCTCGATGAGTTTGTTGAACACATCAAGAATCACGACGATGAGATAACATACCGGTGCCACCTGTGCAGTAAGATCTTCCCATCGCTGTATGAGCTGGGGGTACACCAATATTCTCACAACCTCTACCCCCAACAGACCCCCAAGAAATGCCCCACGTTTTACAG GTGTTCGAGGTGTTTGAGTAAATATTCCACACCTGAAGCCCTTGAACATCACCTCCAGACAGCCTCTCACAATTACCCCTGCCCGCATTGTCAGAAG GTCTTTCCAAGTGAGAGGTACCTAAGGAGACATCTCCCAGTGCACGGTGGAGGAGGAGTGTTCAAGTGTCAAATATGTAAAAAGTCGTTCAAAACCGAGCACTATCTCAAGCTTCACCTTCTCATTCATTCTG GTGAGAAACCGTTTAAGTGCACATTATGTTCAGCAGCATTTAATCGCAAGGATAAAGTGAAGAGGCACATGCTAACCCATGATCCCGTCAAGAAGTTCAAGTGCCCTTTCAG GGTACACTCTGGTTGTACAAAAGAATTCAACAGACCTGACAAACTGAAGGCTCATATAATCGCACACTCAG GAATCAAGCCGTACAAGTGCCAGTATTGCAGCAAGAGCTTTAGCCGCCGCGCCCACATGATGGAGCACCAGCACTCGCATACAGACACCTACACCATCCGCTGTGCCCCCTGTGGCAAAGGCTTCACCCGCGAGAAATACCTCAAGCAGCACCGGTGCGGGCTGTTCGCCGGGCGTGGGGAGGAACGCCAGGCGCGGAAACGGCGTCCCGGTAGCCGCCGGGGCCCCTGCAAACCCAAGAGGGGCCCGTCTGAGAGCCACACTGCCCCTGGGACAGAGGAGGGAGCGGACGGTGGGCAGGCCGGGCAGCGCAGGGAGGAGCATGTCATCGTCCTGTCAGAGTCCGAGGAGGCAAATGCCACCACCAACACCAACCAGAACTGGCTGACcatctccagcccaggcaacagcACCTTGACCGAGCTGCCCAGCAGTCAGGGGGTAACTATGGTTACCGTTCCCGTTTACATCCAAGCCTCGGAATAA